TATGGGCTCCTCCAGGCCGGCCTGATCGAGCTCGGCACCCCGCCTCCGGCCGCGCCGCCGCCCGGGGTCCCGAGCCCCAGGCCCGGCAGCGGCGTCTCCCGCTCCGTCGTGGAGAAGCTGATCAATTACTTCCGCAGGCTGTGAGGTCCTATCCCCCAGGAGGGCAGACGATCCATGCAGGCGGTGAAGATCGTGGTGACCGGGCCTTTCGCCTCGGGCAAGACCCAGTTCATCCGCACCATCAGCGAGATCGAAGTGGTCTCCACCGAGCGGCGGATCTCCACGCCGGCGGAGCGGGCCATCAAGGACCAGACCACGGTGGCCATGGATTTCGGGCGGATCACCATCGATAAGGACCTCGTGCTGTATCTGTTCGGCACGCCGGGCCAGCGACGCTTCGATTTCATGTGGGAGATCCTGGCCGAGGGGATGCTGGGCTTCATCGTCATGGTCGATAGCACCAGACCGGAGACCTTCCGCGAGGCCCGCAACATCCTGGAGACCTTCCGCCGCTATGCCCAGACCCCCTTCGTGGTCGCCGCCAACAAGCAGGACCTTGAGGACGCCTGGGATCCGGAGGACATCCGCATCGCCCTGCGCCTGGACGGCCGGGTCAAGGTGCTCCCGTGCGTGGCCACCCGCCGCGACAGCGTGAAGGACGTGGTCCTGGAGCTGCTCTACGCCATCCTGGAAGAGCTGTCCGCTTCCCGCTAAGATGAGCTCCATCGTTACGGAACAGGGGATCGTTCACTATGAAGTCATCGGGCGAGGCCGGCCGGTGATCTTCCTGCACGGATGGCTGGGCTCCTGGGCTTATTGGATCGACACGATGAACGCCCTGTCCCGCCATTGCCGTTCTTACGCGCTGGATTTCTGGGGGTTCGGGGAGTCCGATCGCCAGCGCGCCAGCTTCACGGTCCCCAGCTTCATCGATCTGGTGACCCAGTTCATGGATCGACTGGGGATCGCCTCGGCCGCCCTGGTCGGCCACTCCATGGGTGGGACGGTCGCCCTGGGGGTCGCCCTGGCCCATCCGGAGCGGGTGACCCGGGTGGCGGTGGTGGGCTCCCCGATCACGGGGAGCTCCCTGAATTTCTTCCTGAAAATGGCCGGGCGGCCGTTCTGGGCCTTCCTGGCCTACACCTTCCCGGTGGCGGTGAAGGCGGGGACCTATCTGGCCTCGCCGACCATCACCCGGGCGTGGCGGACCTGGTATCGGATGTGGGAGCGGGATCTCTCCCGCACTTCATTGCGCTCGTTCTTCCAGAGCATCGGGAGCCTCCACCGTACGGACCTGCGGCCGCGGCTCCGGGAGCTGCGCGCGCCCGTCCTGGGGATCTATGGGGCCCGAGATAACATCGTCAACCCCGATCAAGCGTTCGTGCTGGCCCGGGAGGCCCCCCAGGCGTCGATCTTCTGGATGCCGGAGGCCGGCCACTTCCCCATGCTCGACGAGCCCGAACGCTTCCAGCAGGCCCTCGCGGATTTCCTGCTCGCATAAACCGAAGGATCCGTCTGGACAGGCAAGGACCCGGAATCCTCCCCTCAGACGGAGCATCGGTTAGCGTGCAATGACAGAGGGAAGGGGGGACCGATGAACGGGAAGTTGCGGAAGGTGATCATCCGGGATCGACGGCTGATCCCACCCTTCAACGAGCCGGCGCGGGATCTTATGGTGCTGAACAAGCCCCTCTGGCTGCACCAGCGGGATCTCCTCGCGCCTTACTGCGACGAGGAGCTGGAGGTGGACTCCCTGGACGAGGTGCCGGACGATCGGGTGCCGACCCTGGTGTATCGGGACAACCTCTTCTTCGATGAGCCCTTCCTGCGGACGTTCCTGGAGCGGGCGCGGCGTCTCAACAAGGCCTGCCGGGTGGCCTTCGCCCTCAACGACCCGGCCATCGTCCACCATGCCCTTCCCCTGCAGCGGGGCATCCGACGGGAGGGGGACGTCTATGTGGCCGATATGTGGTATTTCCCCTACGGGAAGGAATCCTACGCTCGCCCGCTGGTGATCGAGACCCTGGCCCGGGAGATCGGCTACTACCGGGTGCCGCGTTACATGGCGCCCCGCCAGGGGGATCTCACCTTCTGGGTGCCCTTGCGCGCCTTTCTTTCCATTGAGCACTGGGTCCATGTCTTCATGGCCAACTCCCCCTTCGGGATCTTCGCCGAGGGGGCCCGGATGGAGGACCGCATCCAGCGCCTGGACGTGAAGTTGCGCATCCTCTGGCGGGCCATGCTGGAGCGCCGTCAGGTCCTCTCCTCCTCCGCGCTGGTGCGCATCGGCCGCAACGTTCAGATCGACCCCACGGCGGTCCTCCAGGGGCCGACGATCATCGGGGACAACGTGACCATCGGGGCGGGAGCGGTGGTGGCCAACAGCATCATCGGCAACAACGTCAACATCGGCCAGGGGGTTCAGGTGCTGCTGAGCGTGGTGGGAGACGGCTGCTTCCTCCCCTTCCGGGCGGCTCTTTTCATGACCACGATGATGGAACACTCCATGGTGGCCCAGAACACCTGCCTGCAGCTGTGCGTGGTGGGGCGCGACACGTTCATCGGGGCAGGGACGACCTTCACGGACTTCAACCTGCTCCCCAAGCCGATCCGCACTCACTTCCGTGGCGAGCTGGTGGAGGCCGGCATGCCGGTGCTGGGGGGCTGCGTGGGCCACCACTGCCGTCTGGGCTCCGGGCTGGTGATCTACCCCGCCCGCATGATCGAGTCCGACGTGGTCCTCTTCGCCACCTCCGATCATCACGTGATCACCAGGAACGTGTATTACGAGGACAGCGATCACCTGCGCATCCCAGGCGGGGCCGCCCTGTATCCGCGTTTGTATCCGCGGGAGGAAGAGGTCGGCCAGCCGGAGGCGGCCCCGGCTCTGGAGCGAGGGAACGCCCCTTAAGCGGCATCGGCGCGTGGGACCGGCGAGGTGGAGGATGGGAACCTTCGCCTTCATGATCCATCCGATCGATCCCAAGCGGGACGTGCAGCGGAAGTTCCCGCTGCTGGGCCGGCTGCTGCCCGAGCCGGCCATCCACTTCTTCTCCGCCTACTTCCCCCCGGTGTATCTCTCCCGCGTCACCGGGATCCGCTCCCGGGCCACCGGGAGGACGGTGGAGGGTTGGCTGCTGGCGTGCCCGCTTACCCCGCAGCGGATGCTCTCCCTGCCGCTGGAGCGGGCCTATCGCAAGATCATCGAGACGGGGCGTCTGGCGGAGCGGCTCGGCGCCCACATCCTCGGGCTGGGGGCTTTCACCGCGGTGATCGGGGACGCCGGGGTCACGGTGGCCAAAGGCCTGCGCATCCCGGTGACGACAGGGAACAGCTACACCGTGGCGGTGGCTCTGCAAGCCTTACGGGAGGCCGCGGAGCGGATGGGGATCCCTCTTCCCGAGGCCACGGCAGCGGTGGTGGGCGCGGCCGGGGCTATCGGTCGGGTGGCCGCCCGGCTGCTGGCCCGAGAGGTGCCCCGGGTGATCCTGGCCGGACGCCGGGCGGAGCGGCTGGAGGCCCTCCGACCCCTCGTCGAGGCGGAGGGCGCGCGGGCCCAGGTGGCCGAAGGGCTGGAAGCTCTTCGGGAGGCCGACCTGGTCCTGGTGGTGAGCAGCTCCCCCGTCGCCATCATCAGACCGGAGCACCTGAAGCCCGGCGCGGTGGTTTGCGATGTCGCCCAGCCCCGCAACGTCTCCCCCCTCGTGGCCGCCCGGCGGGACGACGTCCTGGTCATCGATGGGGGGATCGTAGAGGTCCCAGGGGAGGTGGATTTCGGCTTCGATTTCGGGCTCCCCCCGCGCATGGCGTATGCGTGTATGGCGGAAACCATCACGCTGGCGCTGGAGGGCCGGTATGAGCCTTACAGCCTGGGCCGCCGCCTCTCTATCGAGCGGGTGGAGGAGATCGCCCGCCTGGCGGAACGCCACGGCTTCCGCCTGGCCGGCCTCATGTCCTTCGGACGCCCGCTGACCGAGGAAGCGATCGCCCGGATCCGCGCGAACGCCCGCCGGGAGTTCGCCGTGGCCCGCGGATATCCCGCCGCTCCGCCAGATCATGCCGTTGCGCGATTAGAAAAGCCCGAGATCTCATCCGGGAGATAGATTGTTCGTGAAGATCATCCACGATCTCGAGACGGATACTTTCTGTAGGCGTGCTGGGACCATCCTCGCGGATCGCCGCCTGCCATCGGTTCAGCCGCGAGGGGATGGCTGCCTGGCTCCGGATCTCCGCGCTCATCCCCATAGATGGAGCAATAAATCCTGAAGCGTTGGAGGCTCCTGCACGCGGGCCCGATCCAGATGGCGGCGGCCTTCGGGGGAGCGGGTGTAGATCAGCTCGGCTTCGCCCACGTAACGCCGCCAGGCCCGGGCGAAGGCCTCGGCGTCCGGACGTCGGATCCCCAGGGCCTGGGGCACCGGATGGTAGGCCGGTCGGCGCAGCATCGGCGGGATCAGGGCCCGCAGCGCCTGCCAGAGGCCGGCGCGAAGCAGGTCCGGCAGGCGTTCGTCCTGGCGCAGGATGAGATAGCGCGGATTCCGGATGGGTTGAAAGAGCTCCCGGTAAGCCTGTATGAAGGCCTCCGCATCTTGCGGAGGGACTCCTTCCAGCTGAACGCGATAAGCCCCGTCTGGAGTGGCGATCACCCGAAGGCTGTCCGGGGAGAGGGCCGGGCTCGCCTGTCCGGTTTCCCGCAACGCCTCCGCCAGTGCCCGGCCCACATCGAGAAGGATGGCGTCCGGCGGGACCTCGATGAGCAGGACACGCAACGCCCGGGCGAGGGTCTTGCGCTCTCGGACCAGGGTGATGAGGAAACCGGCCGCCATGCTGCCCGAGGCGAGAAGAAGGCATGCGGCCAGGGACAAATCCACGGGGAGCCCTGCGAAGATCTCCCAGAAGATCAGCCAGCCTAAGGGGAGAGCGCCGGCCAGGGCCCAGCGGAGGCTCCGCCATACCGCCGTGGCGCTCTCCCGTAGCGTGTAGACGGAGCGAAGGCGGAGGTCCTGAGGCCGAATCCGGTAGATCGGGATTTCGAAATCCATATAAGGCCGGCCGATCCCCCATGCCGCCCACGTTTCCTCTCGCCGGGCGGCGGCCTCCCGCATGATGTCGTTGAAGGCTGCGTAAGGGATGTGCTTCCAGCTCTCATCCTCCAGGGCGAGCAGCAGGCCCAGCAGGGGCTCTACATGAAATACTCCGCGGACGATCTGCCCGCGCAGGTCCTCGGCGCTGTTCGGGGGGAGGCCTCGCGTCAGCAAGGTGGGAGCGAGCCGCATGGCGTAGCGGGCGGGGCTGGCGGGGATGGCCACGCCCCACAGGTGATCGTGACGGCGCAGGAACCGCCGTAGATCCAGGTCTCCCCACTCGAAGTCCGGTGCGACGCAGACCACATCCCAGTTGTGGGCCACCTTGTGCGGCCACTCGGGGTCCAGGCGCAGGGAGCGCCCGCGCAGCTGCTGAACGGCGGTGCTGGTGGTCACGCCGGTCAGATCGATCAATGTGTTCAGCGAGAGGGCGTCCCACCCTTCGCCGAAGATCTTCCGGGTGCCAATGAGCAGGCGGATCCGCCCCTGTTCCATCATCTGGGTGACCAGAGGGACATACACCCGTGGCCCCCAGCCGGATCCTTTCCCACGCACTTCGTAATAGCCCGGACGTCGGTGCAGGGTCAGCTCGATCTGCATCCCGCGCCGCTGGCGGAACTCCTCCCAGAAGGCCTGGAAGATGGGCTGAAAGCCCTCGGGGATCCACAGGGAGCGGCCGGTCACGAAGATGGGGCGCAGGTCGATCAGCTCCGGATCTTGGATCAGCCGGCGGAAGACGCGTCGCCCGCTGCCCAGATCGGCATCGGATAGACCGGGCTCCTGCCGGAGCCGGCGGAGGCCGCTGGTGCTCTGTTCGAAATCCACCACGAGGACCGCGCGGAGCCGTTCGCCCAGGCTTCGCTTCTCGGCCCGCAGGATCTCCCGCGCGGCCTCGATCTTGCTGTCAGAGAAGGCCAGGATGAGGTCCATCGGCGAGCGGCCGGGGCGCAGGCCCTTCGGGGTAAGGGTGTAGCCCAAGGGACGCAGGCGGCGGCGGAGCTCCAGGAAGCGATGGCGATCGTTTGGATCCGGACTGGGGAGGAGGACGCGCAGGGCGTAGTGCTCCAGCAGGATCAGGCGATCCTCCCGGGTGGGCCTGCGGCGCGCCTCCGGCGGGAGGGGATACTCCAGGGGCAGCTCCCCCAGGTCCCGCAGCCAGCGCAACCCGGCGATCACCAGCGGTGCATCTTCGTCGGCCAGCTCGGGCCAGCCGGCCCGCTCGCGCTCCGGGGCGCCCGCGCCCTCCTCGGGGGTTGGGAAGAGCAAGCCCTTCAGCCAGCTCCGAAAGCCCGGAGCGGTCAACACCTCCTCCAGGACCGCCCGAAGCAGCTGATCCTGTTCCCGAAGGAAGGCGCGTTCCTGGGGGGTAGGCTCGGTGAACCAGGCCAGCTCCCGGTAGGGCGCCAGGTTTCCCTCTTTGACTACGGCGGGGGTGGGGACCTCGAAATCCACATCCCCCAGAAGGGTGGTGTAGTTCTCGTAGGCGAAATCATCCTCCGGGCTGGGGAGGGTGGCCGTCAGCCCGATGATCCGGGGCTGGTCCAGGCGGCGGATTAGATAGCGGAGCACCACCGCCCAGTAATCCAACAGATGGTGGCATTCGTCCAGGACAACGGTCCCGATCCCGTCCGCGACCAAGTCTTCGATCTGGCGCAGGGCGTTGGGGTGGAGGAAACGGGCCACGGTTTCCGGATCCTCCCGGAGCAGGCGACGCTTCAGGCGGGGATAGCGGCGGCGGATTTCCTCCCAGTAGGCCTCAGGGTTCCCGGTGCGCAGCGTGTCCAGGTAACGCTCGGCGGCCTCGGGATCGGGCACCAGGCCCCGGGCCACCAGGTCCTCCGCCCACGCCAGCCGGGAGGCGGATTCCACGAAGGACCGTTCGGGGTCCTGAACGGCCAGCCGCTGATAGGTGAAGATGCGCAGGGGGGCTTTCCTCTCCGGGGTGAGGGCGGCCCACTCCTCGAGGCGAGTGTCTTCGGGGAGGAACATCCGGAGCCGCTCATACCATTGCATCTCGATGGTGACGGTGGGGGCCAGGATGAGGGCCGGTCTCCGGAAGCGGCCGACGAGCTCCAGGCCGATGATGGTCTTCCCAGAGCCGGGCGGGGCGACGATGTGATACCGCCGGTCATCGCGCGGCGTGTCAATGACCGCCTGGATCTGATTCAGGATCATGCGCTGATATTTGCGGAAGGGATGGCGGAATCGAAACCGCTCCCATTGAGGATCCATGGCCGCTGCATCCTCGCGAACGATGAGCACTTGGGTTCAAGCTCAGGGCGTTCGACTTTCGAGCATCCTGCTCCTCATCCTCACCGATCCTCCTGCGGAGGTGGGGTGGGCAGGGGGGTGAGGGGGAGGCCGTAGGCGGCCTCCAGGATCTGACGGGCGATGGGGGCGGCGACGGCGGAGCCCTGGCCACCGTGTTCCACGATCACCACCACCACCCGCTCCGGCCGATCCGCGGGGGCGTAGCACGCGAACCACGCGTGCGGTGGGCGCCCGGGGACTGTCTCCGCGGTCCCCGTCTTGCCTGCCACCGCAAAGGGCATCCCTCGGAAGATCCAAGTCGCCGTCCCCCGGGGATGGGCCGTCACGCCCACCAGACCTTCTCGGATGACCGCCAGGGTCTCCTCGGAAACGGGGAGACGCCCCTGGACCTCCGGCGGGAAGGTCTCCTCCGGGATCCCGGGAGCGGGGCCGATGCGTTGCACCAGCCGGGGCCGGTAGAGGATCCCCCCGTTGGCCACCGCCGCCAGCATCCGGGCGATCTGCAAGGGGGTCACCAGGAGATCGCTCTGCCCGATAGCCATGTTCACCGCGTCCCCCACGGACCAGGGCCGCCCCCCTTGCTGCGCCCGCCACGCCGCGTCCGGCACCAGCCCCGCCTCCTCCGGCACCCCCTGGATCCCGGTGAGGACCCCCAGCCCGAAGGCCCGGGCCATCCGCGGAAGGAGGTCCGGGTCCTGCTGATGGAGGGCGAACCCGAGCTGATAGAAGGCCACGTTGCAGGAGACAATGAGGGCGGTGGGAAGATCCACCACGCCGTGACCGGTCCGCAGCCAGCACCATTTCCGGTAGCCTGGCCCCAGCCCGTCCCAGTAGCCCGGATCCTGAAAGGTGCTGCGGGCGGTGAACCCGTGGGTCAGGGCGGCGGCCATCACCACGATCTTGAAGATCGAGCCCGGCGGATACAGGCCCTGGGTGGCCCGGTTCAGGAAAGCCCCCGGTGGGGGCGGTGGCGGGTTCGGCCCGATCAGGGCGTTGGGATCAAAGGCCGGCCGGCTGACCATGGCCAGGATGTCCCCGTTGCGCGGATCCATCACCACCACCGCTCCCGTCCGATCCCCGAAGATCTCCTCCACCCGAGCCTGGAGCTCCCGATCCAGAGTGGTGGTGATGGGACGGCCCGGCGTGAAAGGCCGCTCGGCGAGCAACCGCGAGGGACCGTCCTCCGGGCGGGGGGGCTGGATCCACAGGCGGCCGCCGTGGGTCCCGGCCAGGTAAGGCTCCCCCCACGCCTCTAAGCCCATCCGCCCCACCCACTCGTCGCCCCGATAGCCCCGGCGCCGCCACGCGTCCAATTCCTCGGCCGGGATCTTGCCCACAATCCCCACCGTTTGCGCGGCCACGCCGGCGTAGATCCGCCCGCTGCGGGAGCGCAGGACCACGCCGGGGGTGGCCTCCAGGTCGGTGAGGAATGGCGCCACCCGATCGGCGGGGAGGGCGAGGATCGGCATATACCAGTCCGGCCGCCCGCCGGCGTAACGCGCCCGGATGGTCTCCGGAGGGAGCCCGGTGGCCTGGGTCAGGCGCGCGAGCAGTTGCCCTTCGTCGGCGATCTGCCCCGGCACCACGCCGATCTCCACCCATTCCCCCTGGACGGCCAGGCCACGTCCTTCGCGGTCGTAGAGGTTGGCCCGCTCGGGGATCACGTATTCCACCTGCAGCCGTTCGCCCTCCTGAAGCTCCGGCCAGAGGAGGGCATCCCGCCAGACCACCCGCCAGTCGCCGGTGGTCCAGCGCAGCTCCAGCGTGCCCTCCGCCTCGCGCTCCCCGAACAGGGCGGTCTTCCAACGGATGCGGTAGCGGGCCCGGGCAGTCTCCCCTTCCTCGATCAGACTCAGGGGCTGGATCTCGATAGCCTGCACCCCGGCGGCGTTGAGGGTCTCCCGCCAGCGTGCCCGGAGGTCCTCCCGGGGCATGGCGGCCTGGGAGGCGGGGGTGAGCAGCGCCCAGAGGTCATCGATCGCTTCCCGCGTAAGAGCCTCCAGGGCCGCCGTCGCCGTCCCGGCCGGAGAAGGCCGGGGCGTGGGGGTGGGCGGCGCCGGGGTGGGCGTGGGAGGGGGAGGCGAAAGAACCCGGCACGCGCTCAGCCACCCTCCCGCCGCGGCCGGAAGCGCCCGCAACAGGAAGGACCGACGGGTCCATCCCTTCCTCATCCTGCCTCCTTCCCCGGGGTCAAGAGGGGAAGGCCCGGGGGTTGCCGCAGCCGTTCTGGGGAAACGTCCGGGAGCCCCGCCCGCCGGCCGAGGGCCCGGATCGCCCGCCACAGGCCCTGGCGGGTAAGCGGATCCCCCCGGCGGTTGAGGAGCAGAGCCCGGTTCTCCGGGTCCCGAACCAGACGAGGGCGTCCCGTCTGGAGATACCGGATCAGGGATTCCCGAACCGGCGCCGGGAGCGTGTAGATGCGCAAGCCGGCGCGGGTCTGGATCCGCAGGCGCTCCCCCTCTGGATCGATGTCCTCCAGGGTGAGGGCAACGGCCTGGCCGGCCCGCAACCCCAGTTTGCCGATGAGATGCAAGATCAGGCGGTCTCGTAGCCCCAGGGGGGTCTCCGGAAGGGACCGGGCGAAGTCCATCAGGCGCTGGCGCTGATCCGGGGGAAGGGGGAGCCGGGAGCCCCGGGTGGGGAGGTGCCAGCGCAGCGCGAGGGCCGGGTTCTCCGCGATGGCTCCTTCCTGCGCCAGGAAGCGGAAGAAGGCTCGCAGGACGGCCAGCCGTTGATTCCAGGTGCGGACCGATCCGCCGCGCTGGAGCACGTTTTCATCCAGGAAGCGTTGCAACGCCGGGGCGTCCACCTCAGCCCAGCGGCGGAAGCCCCGGACCTCGAGGAAACGGACGAGCCGGAAGAGGACGTGTCGATAAGCACGGAGGGTGGAAGGGGCAGTTCCCTCCGCGGCGATCCGGGCGTCCAGGAAGCGGAGGACCCAGATCCCGAGGGCTTCCGATGGAGCATCCGTTCGGGCGTTCATCCCGAGCGCGCACCTCCGATCCACAGGCGCTGGGCTTCCCCTTGGGCGGCGTGCGGGAAGGAAGGGGACGGGTTCAGGCGGGACGCCGATGCGTTCCCCATCCCGGGCCCTGAGGGCGATCGGGAGGTTCCACCCCGAGGTCCTGGGCCTGCCCGCCCTCCTCGCGAGGGCCGATAAGCGGCATCAGCTGGAGCAGGGCTTCCTCGTCATACTGGCGGTTGCCGCACACATCGCAGATATAGGCGGGCATGTTCGGGATGACGATGAAGAAGTCCCCGTGGTAGCCGGCGTAGGTGATCCGGCGCGGCCGCATATAGCCGATCCGGCAGTTCGGGCAGGGCCACATCGAAACCTCCTGGTTGAATCCCTTCGATGCCCAGGCCGAGGTGCCGCTCAGCCGGCGCGGAGCGGCAGGGCTTCCAGGATGGCGACGGTGGCGCTGGTCCCCAATCGGGTGGCGCCAGCCTCGATCAGGGCGATGGCCTGTTCCGCCGTGCGGATGCCGCCGGAGGCCTTCACCCCGACTGTGGGGCCTACCGCCTGGCGCAGAAGCGCGACGTCCTCCACCGTCGCCCCGCCCGGCCCGAAGCCGGTGGAGGTCTTCACGAAATCCGCTCCGGCCTCGACGGCCAGGCGAGCGGCCTGGATTTTCTCCTCCGGGCGGAGCAGCGCGGTCTCCAGGATCACCTTGCAGACGGCTCCCGCGGCGTGGGCCACCGCGATGATCGCCTGCAGATCCGCCCGCACCGCCTCGATCGCCCCGGCCCGGAACAGGCCGATGGGGAGCACGATGTCGAGCTCCTGAGCGCCCTGGGCCAGGGCCAGGCTGGCCTCGGCCACCCGCACCGCCGTGAGGCTCGCCCCCAGGGGGAACCCCACCACCGTGGCCACCTTCACCGGGGTTCCGGCCAGCCGTTCGGCCGCGCGGGCGACATAGATGGGGTTCACACACACCGCCGCGCAACCGTAACGCACAGCCTCCTCACATACCCGGTCGATGTCCGCCGGGGTGGCCTCCGGGCGGAGCAGCGTATGATCGATCCGCGCGGCCAGCGCCTCCCGAGTCCACATCGTCAAGGATCCGATCGCCTCATGAATAGCCTGCGCATGGATAGATCGCTTCCTGCAGGAGGGGCTTTCGCCCCCGAACCTCCGTCTTCGATTCCGTAGGGTCGTGGCGAAGGCTATCCCTACAACCCGAACCCTCGTCTTCGAGACAGCAAGGGCCGCGGCGAAAGCCGCCCCTACTTTTGGATAAGCAGGATGTATGCCGAAATGAATTTCGGCTTACGTTGTGGGCCGCGGCCGGCGCGGCTCCTGGGGTGGCACCGGGTCCTTAGGGCACCTCCCTCCCGAAGGGATTCCGGATCAGGCCCCAGCGGGAGGGGGGCCAGTAGATCAACCACGCCTTCCCAATGATGGCCGAGCGGGGGAGGGTCCCCCAGTTGTGGGAGTCGTTGGACGCGTTGCGATTGTCGCCCAGGACGAAATATTCCCCAGGCCCCAGAGTCACCGGCCCATAGGTATATCCCATCGGGCCGCGGATGTAAGGCTCCTCCAGGGGATGGCCGTTGATGAAGACCTTACCGTCCCGGATGGCGATGGTCTCCCCCGGCAGCCCGATCACCCGCTTGATGAAATCGCGGGAGGGATCGTGAGGGAAACGGAAGACCACGATGTCCCCCCGCTGGGGAGAACCGAACCAGTAACTGACCTTGCTGATCAGCACGTATTCCCCATCGTGCAGGGTGGGCTCCATACTGGAGCCTTCGATGCGGAAGCGGGCAGTGGCTGTGTTGACCAGAGCCATCGCCACCAGCACGATCAGGGCGGTCTCGATCAGCTCCCGCAGGAAGGTGATCAGCGGGTGGGGGCCTCGCTCCGCCCGCTCCAGGATCGGTTCTGTGGATTCCAGCGCCACCGGTGTGCGCGGCTCCTCCATCTCTCTTCCTCCGCGACCGGATTATACGCCGCCTTCCCCAGGGGGTCCAGTTCATCGCCCGTGAATCGAGTGGCGAGCCGGAGCACGGACACATGCCAGGAGCTGCCGGCTTTCCTCGAAGAGTCCGTGAAAGCCGCAGAGCCGATGGGAGGCCTTTCCAGGCCGCCCACCGAGGTCCTCTCCGCGTCGAATTCGCCCGGCTCGGGTTTGGGCGCATGTCGCAGCGTCCGGATAATGGGAGGGAGGAGCTGCAAGGCGGATGATCCGGTGGAGCGAGGCGGATGACCTTCCCGGAGCGGTTCGTCCGGCGGATGCAGGGGTGGTTGGGGGCGGAGGCGGAGCCCTTCCTTCAGGCTCTGAGCGGGCCCTACCGCA
This DNA window, taken from Thermoflexus hugenholtzii JAD2, encodes the following:
- a CDS encoding GTP-binding protein, producing the protein MQAVKIVVTGPFASGKTQFIRTISEIEVVSTERRISTPAERAIKDQTTVAMDFGRITIDKDLVLYLFGTPGQRRFDFMWEILAEGMLGFIVMVDSTRPETFREARNILETFRRYAQTPFVVAANKQDLEDAWDPEDIRIALRLDGRVKVLPCVATRRDSVKDVVLELLYAILEELSASR
- a CDS encoding alpha/beta fold hydrolase, producing MIFLHGWLGSWAYWIDTMNALSRHCRSYALDFWGFGESDRQRASFTVPSFIDLVTQFMDRLGIASAALVGHSMGGTVALGVALAHPERVTRVAVVGSPITGSSLNFFLKMAGRPFWAFLAYTFPVAVKAGTYLASPTITRAWRTWYRMWERDLSRTSLRSFFQSIGSLHRTDLRPRLRELRAPVLGIYGARDNIVNPDQAFVLAREAPQASIFWMPEAGHFPMLDEPERFQQALADFLLA
- a CDS encoding LbetaH domain-containing protein, translated to MNGKLRKVIIRDRRLIPPFNEPARDLMVLNKPLWLHQRDLLAPYCDEELEVDSLDEVPDDRVPTLVYRDNLFFDEPFLRTFLERARRLNKACRVAFALNDPAIVHHALPLQRGIRREGDVYVADMWYFPYGKESYARPLVIETLAREIGYYRVPRYMAPRQGDLTFWVPLRAFLSIEHWVHVFMANSPFGIFAEGARMEDRIQRLDVKLRILWRAMLERRQVLSSSALVRIGRNVQIDPTAVLQGPTIIGDNVTIGAGAVVANSIIGNNVNIGQGVQVLLSVVGDGCFLPFRAALFMTTMMEHSMVAQNTCLQLCVVGRDTFIGAGTTFTDFNLLPKPIRTHFRGELVEAGMPVLGGCVGHHCRLGSGLVIYPARMIESDVVLFATSDHHVITRNVYYEDSDHLRIPGGAALYPRLYPREEEVGQPEAAPALERGNAP
- a CDS encoding shikimate dehydrogenase, with the protein product MGTFAFMIHPIDPKRDVQRKFPLLGRLLPEPAIHFFSAYFPPVYLSRVTGIRSRATGRTVEGWLLACPLTPQRMLSLPLERAYRKIIETGRLAERLGAHILGLGAFTAVIGDAGVTVAKGLRIPVTTGNSYTVAVALQALREAAERMGIPLPEATAAVVGAAGAIGRVAARLLAREVPRVILAGRRAERLEALRPLVEAEGARAQVAEGLEALREADLVLVVSSSPVAIIRPEHLKPGAVVCDVAQPRNVSPLVAARRDDVLVIDGGIVEVPGEVDFGFDFGLPPRMAYACMAETITLALEGRYEPYSLGRRLSIERVEEIARLAERHGFRLAGLMSFGRPLTEEAIARIRANARREFAVARGYPAAPPDHAVARLEKPEISSGR
- a CDS encoding DEAD/DEAH box helicase family protein; the protein is MDPQWERFRFRHPFRKYQRMILNQIQAVIDTPRDDRRYHIVAPPGSGKTIIGLELVGRFRRPALILAPTVTIEMQWYERLRMFLPEDTRLEEWAALTPERKAPLRIFTYQRLAVQDPERSFVESASRLAWAEDLVARGLVPDPEAAERYLDTLRTGNPEAYWEEIRRRYPRLKRRLLREDPETVARFLHPNALRQIEDLVADGIGTVVLDECHHLLDYWAVVLRYLIRRLDQPRIIGLTATLPSPEDDFAYENYTTLLGDVDFEVPTPAVVKEGNLAPYRELAWFTEPTPQERAFLREQDQLLRAVLEEVLTAPGFRSWLKGLLFPTPEEGAGAPERERAGWPELADEDAPLVIAGLRWLRDLGELPLEYPLPPEARRRPTREDRLILLEHYALRVLLPSPDPNDRHRFLELRRRLRPLGYTLTPKGLRPGRSPMDLILAFSDSKIEAAREILRAEKRSLGERLRAVLVVDFEQSTSGLRRLRQEPGLSDADLGSGRRVFRRLIQDPELIDLRPIFVTGRSLWIPEGFQPIFQAFWEEFRQRRGMQIELTLHRRPGYYEVRGKGSGWGPRVYVPLVTQMMEQGRIRLLIGTRKIFGEGWDALSLNTLIDLTGVTTSTAVQQLRGRSLRLDPEWPHKVAHNWDVVCVAPDFEWGDLDLRRFLRRHDHLWGVAIPASPARYAMRLAPTLLTRGLPPNSAEDLRGQIVRGVFHVEPLLGLLLALEDESWKHIPYAAFNDIMREAAARREETWAAWGIGRPYMDFEIPIYRIRPQDLRLRSVYTLRESATAVWRSLRWALAGALPLGWLIFWEIFAGLPVDLSLAACLLLASGSMAAGFLITLVRERKTLARALRVLLIEVPPDAILLDVGRALAEALRETGQASPALSPDSLRVIATPDGAYRVQLEGVPPQDAEAFIQAYRELFQPIRNPRYLILRQDERLPDLLRAGLWQALRALIPPMLRRPAYHPVPQALGIRRPDAEAFARAWRRYVGEAELIYTRSPEGRRHLDRARVQEPPTLQDLLLHLWG
- a CDS encoding penicillin-binding transpeptidase domain-containing protein; translated protein: MRKGWTRRSFLLRALPAAAGGWLSACRVLSPPPPTPTPAPPTPTPRPSPAGTATAALEALTREAIDDLWALLTPASQAAMPREDLRARWRETLNAAGVQAIEIQPLSLIEEGETARARYRIRWKTALFGEREAEGTLELRWTTGDWRVVWRDALLWPELQEGERLQVEYVIPERANLYDREGRGLAVQGEWVEIGVVPGQIADEGQLLARLTQATGLPPETIRARYAGGRPDWYMPILALPADRVAPFLTDLEATPGVVLRSRSGRIYAGVAAQTVGIVGKIPAEELDAWRRRGYRGDEWVGRMGLEAWGEPYLAGTHGGRLWIQPPRPEDGPSRLLAERPFTPGRPITTTLDRELQARVEEIFGDRTGAVVVMDPRNGDILAMVSRPAFDPNALIGPNPPPPPPGAFLNRATQGLYPPGSIFKIVVMAAALTHGFTARSTFQDPGYWDGLGPGYRKWCWLRTGHGVVDLPTALIVSCNVAFYQLGFALHQQDPDLLPRMARAFGLGVLTGIQGVPEEAGLVPDAAWRAQQGGRPWSVGDAVNMAIGQSDLLVTPLQIARMLAAVANGGILYRPRLVQRIGPAPGIPEETFPPEVQGRLPVSEETLAVIREGLVGVTAHPRGTATWIFRGMPFAVAGKTGTAETVPGRPPHAWFACYAPADRPERVVVVIVEHGGQGSAVAAPIARQILEAAYGLPLTPLPTPPPQEDR